A region of Pasteurellaceae bacterium Orientalotternb1 DNA encodes the following proteins:
- a CDS encoding superoxide dismutase (SodA; manganese binding; only present under aerobic conditions; destroys free radicals): MAYTLPELGYAYDALEPHFDAKTMEIHHSKHHQAYINNANAALEAHPELLEKCPGSLIQDLSIVPAEIRTAVRNNVGGHANHYLFWKGLKKGTTLGGALKDAIVRDFGSVEAFQAEFEKAAATRFGSGWAWLVLEDGKLSVVSTANQDNPLMGKEVAGVSGYPILGLDVWEHAYYLNYQNRRPDFIKAFWNVVNWDEAAARFEKKVATCGCAK; this comes from the coding sequence ATGGCATACACATTACCTGAATTAGGCTACGCATATGATGCGTTAGAGCCACATTTCGATGCAAAAACAATGGAAATCCACCATTCTAAACATCACCAAGCCTACATCAACAACGCAAACGCAGCGTTAGAAGCTCACCCTGAATTATTAGAAAAGTGCCCTGGTTCATTAATTCAAGATTTATCTATCGTGCCTGCCGAAATTCGTACTGCAGTGCGCAATAACGTGGGCGGCCACGCTAATCACTATCTTTTCTGGAAAGGGCTGAAAAAAGGTACAACCTTAGGCGGTGCATTAAAAGACGCTATCGTGCGCGATTTTGGTTCAGTGGAAGCCTTCCAAGCGGAATTTGAAAAAGCTGCGGCAACTCGTTTCGGTTCTGGCTGGGCGTGGTTAGTATTGGAAGACGGCAAATTGTCTGTGGTTTCAACGGCAAACCAAGACAACCCATTGATGGGTAAAGAAGTGGCTGGTGTTTCAGGCTACCCAATTTTAGGTTTAGACGTGTGGGAACACGCTTACTACTTAAACTACCAAAACCGCCGTCCAGACTTCATTAAAGCGTTCTGGAACGTGGTGAACTGGGACGAAGCGGCAGCACGT